From Fulvivirga lutea:
AATAAAGCTGACCAATCGTTTCGACAAATTCTACCGTTGTATTGGCCTTAGTAGGTAAAACAGGTATAATCCTTTGCTTTCTTTTTGATGCAAAAATGATATACAATAGTGTGCCCAAAAGAAGAAGATAAAGAGCCTGTTGTAACCCTTCAGTTGTTAAAATATGTTGAAATGGAGTTTTGCTAATGTAGTTTTTTCGCACTTTGTAGTATTCATCCCAAATGGTATGCTGATCAGGTAAATAAGATAATACCTGACTTATATAATGATGATTTTCATCTGCTAGCATAAATACATTGGAGAAGACATTTGGGGTTAAATGGAGGTATATTTTACCCTTACCGAATGTTGAAAAGGCAAAATTGGGCTGATCGTCTGAATTAAAACCTAGATAATTTCCCTCATCAGAATTGGCAAAATAAGAACGGAAGAACATGCTCTGATTGGGTGCAGTATATCTGGTGCTGTCATCCTTTAAATAGAATATGTAGCTGGTTTGAATTTCATCATCAAAACTATTTTCTATGCTTAGGTTAAGAGTATCCAATAAGGCTTGTGAAATTGTTCTACTGGCTATCAACACCTGATTTCCATTATTCACGAACTCTAAGAGTGCCTCCAGTTCTACTTCAGCAGGCTGAAATGAGTTATTAATAATTATTAGGTTAGTTTTTTGTTGAGCATCATCAAGAGTTTGAGATAGTGATTCACTTGACGATACGATGGATTCAGAAAATATACTCTCCAATTCGTTGAACAACACAAAATTGCCGTACGGAATTTTATCATACCTCGAATAAGATTCAAGCCATACTACTTCTTTTGGTTTTATTGATTCCAACACTCCAATAAGCACCAGCGCGATTCCTGAAACGATATAGTATTTGTATTTACTCCACATTTACTGTTCCATTAAAATCTCTGAAAGTGGCATGTAAATCCTCAAAATGCTTTTCGTCAATAGTTACCCCGCCAAACCAAACATATTGATAACACCGGGCCAATAGGGCAAATTGATCTGAATATTCTGTTGACAGTTCTCGTTGGTAATCTCGGATAGTTTTTGCCTTATTCAATTCTATTTTCCCTAAATCTGAAAGAATCTTTAAAGCCTGTAAAAATAAATAGCGAATGGCCTCATTGTATTTTTGGTTCTGAATCGATTGCCGTATCAGGTCCTCCCATTCGATCTCTTCTTTTATTAGTAGAAGGTCATCGTCCGACATGGTTAGCTGGTGTCGCTTTCTTCCAATTAATCCAAATACTCCTTTCCTATATAAGCTGTATAGCACAAGGCCAATGGCAGTGAGTGCCAATGCCCATAGCAGAACTCTAATGATTATATAAACTATCTGTCCAATTGCTTCTTCGTCTTTATCTTGAAAATAATCCTGAAGAAGATCAGCAAGCCACTCTCTGAACCCAAGCCACCAGCTTACTTGGGCTGAATCAGTGGAGTAATTAAAATCTGTATCGGAACGATATTGCTCTAACTGCGAGGAGTTAAAACTTCTGACATCTCTTGTGGTGAGTGTGTCAGAAGTTCCGAACAGATTAAATGTGATAGTAACAAATAGAAATAGCGTTAACCCGAATCTCAACCCTGCGCGAATAAATTATAACTGATTGATAAGTTCTTTTTCACCACTGCCATCTTTATTCTCAACAAGGGAATAGTATCTTAATGTGGATACAACTGCCCAAAGAATGGTGATAACCAAACCAATTAAATAATAAATTGGCAGGAAATAAGCCATATTAGACATTGATTCAAACATAGCGGTAGGATCATTTTCAGAAGATGCTTTAAACATTTGCATGCCCATAATCGCATACATTGGAATATAGGCTAAAATCATTATCCCAAAGGAAATTAGATAGGTAACAAAGTACAATCCAAAGGTTGACCACCAGTTATCTTTGATCAGATAGAAACACCTTTTCCATGATTCACCGAAACCGGCATCTTCAATAATGGCAACAGCATAAAAGTGAACGAGTACAACTGAAAGGTATATACCTGGTAGAACGCAAAGTATCAGGCCAATATATATTACTATTACTAGTGCAATAGAGCTTATTGTTAAAAAAATAGCCTTTGATTTAACAATTGGCAATAAGTCATTTAACGTAATATTCTCAACTCCTGAAGCATAAAGTTTGATGTATCCGATAATTACAACGTAGCCCAAAACATATGCAATCATGATTAATCCATAAGACGAAAGCATATTGATCATGTAGTTAAAAAAGGCATCGGTTGAATTTATATATTGCTGACTGCCGAACATTTCCTTCATTCCTGAAGCCATTAACAAAGCACCTAAAACAAGAGGTATAATAACCACTATTAAGGTTGGCTTAAGAATATTAAAAAAATGTTGTTTAATGAAGATGGAAGCAGCTTCTAAGGTTTGTCCCAAGTCTCGCTCTTTCTTAAAATTAATTTGTTGCATGTTGATGTAGTTTATAAGGGTAGTAAATAAAGTAAAATAGTAAAAAAAGCATAGATAATAATATTATTACCGCTGCCGGTATGGTAGATACTGTAGAATATCTTGTAACGAAACTCTCTAAAAAGCCCGCAACGATAAAAATTGGAATTAAGCCTGCAATAATTTTAACGCTATCTTTTGCTACCATTTGAAATGAATGGAGTCTTGAATAAGTACCAGGAAACATGAAACTATTTCCTAATGCCAAGCCGGCACCACCAGCAATAACAATAGATGCTATTTCCAAAGTACCGTGGACCCAGATTGTCAAAGCCGAGATATAAAGCAGTTTCTTGGTGTAAAAAAAATATTGAAAACACCCCAGCATGATACCGTTTCTAAACAATAAAAACCCGGTAAAGACAGAAAAAAAGATGCCTGCAGCAAAGACTATAAATGATACCCGAATGTTATTGAAAGTTATGAAAAGAAACATTGGTACAGGATCCATACTTTCATACACTCCCATTGGGTTCCCATTTTCAATATTTTCAATGGTCATATCAACGTACTGGTCTCCCATAATTAATCTGGGAAAAGTTTCATCTACATGTGTTGAATATGCACCAATCAAGCAAGACAATGAAAAAACAATGAGTGAAACCAATAGAGCCTTTCTGTGCTTGTAAATGATAAGAGGCAATTCTTTGCCGAAAAAGTTAATTAAAAACGATCTGCTTTTTTTCTTGTTCTTGTAGATGTTGCCATGAACTTTACCTGCTAATAAATTTAAATATGCTACAGTTTTACTTTCGGGATAATTAGTCTGTGCATAAGCGAGATCATCGGTGAGCTGAATGTATAAATCAGATAGGCGATCGGCTGAAATGGAACCAGATGTTGAGAGCAAATCGTCTATTTCCGCCCATTTTTTTTCATTTTTGCGAAAAAAATTGATTTCTCTCATTAATTGAACTTAAAAAATTCATGGCAATATACGTCAATACTCATCAGAATGTCCAAATCAATTATGAAAATTCGAGCATTGCTGATCGGCTGATTGCCTATTTAATTGATTCACTTGTTATAGCCGGAATTTCCCTGTCGATATTTTTCATTGGGTCTATTTTAGACCTAGGGTATGCCACATTCTTTATGTTCGTCCCTATTTTTTTCTATCACCTGATTTGTGAGGTTTTTATGAATGGCCAGAGTGTAGGGAAAAGATACCGAGGCATCAGGGTAATGAAAAAAGATGGAAATGCGGCCGGGCTCAGTGCCTACTTTTTACGTTTCTTACTCAGACCAATAGACACTTTTTATGGGATAGGACTAGCTGTTATTTTCTTTACAAGCAAGAATCAAAGACTTGGTGATTTGGCAGCAGGGACAATTGTTGTCAATGTTAAATCTGAGGCGAAATTGAAAAGTGAAATTCTTTCAGAAATGAGTGTTCATGAAGATCACGTTATCATGTACCCTGAAGTGTCAGAATTATCTGACAGAGAAGTTCAGTTAATAAGTGAGATTATTGATAACAGAGTCGATGCAAAAAATCATCCAAATATTAGTCAGCTTGCTTTAAAACTGGAACTTAAACTAGGGGTTAAAATAAAGGATAATCAGACAGACTATATTTTCTTGCAGCAGGTAGTTAGAGATTATTATAAAATGCACACCGATCAGGTGTAGGCACATATTACTGCTGCATTTTTAAGTATTTTCTCCAATGGTTTATGAGTAGAAAGACTAATGCAGGAAGTATAATAAAAATTAAAGGATTGGATTGGTAAGCGCCTATGAAATCTAATGTTAGTAAATGTGTGGCCGCTGTTGTTAATCCACAACCCAGACATTTTATGCCTGTAGTGTAGCGAATCAAACAAGGTATTGTATAGTCTAGGCCCACATAACTTTTGATGGCTACTGAGAAGATCAGATATCCAAAAAAAGCAGCAGTGAGCCAATAGGTTTTTAAGTAGTTGCTTATTAATCTGCTATACATAAATCAATGTAAGTTAATAAAAGTAGCCGATGCATCGTAAATTTTCAGGGAAGCATGTTAGCCACAATAAAAAAAAGGTGTGAATCATTTCCCATTTTTTTTGAAATCATTCCTCATAGCTCGCTGTTAATTTTTCTAGTCAAAGTAAATTAGTAGCATGTACGCCATTGTAGATATTGAAACAACAGGAGGTTTTGCAGGCAAAAGCCGCATTACTGAAATTGCTGCGTACATACATGATGGTGAAAAAGTGATAGACGAATTTCAAACCTTGGTCAATCCACAACAAGTGGTGCCAGGCTACATTACTGGACTCACCGGTATCACTCAGGAGATGGTAGATTCAGCACCTACATTTTCTGAAATAGCTGAAAAGTTTAATAGCCTGCTTCAGGATAAAGTTTTTGTGGCTCATAATGTACACTTCGATTATTCCTTTATTAAAAAGGCGTTTGAACAAGAGGGCTATCTTTTTGTAAATAAGAAGTTATGTACAGTACGTTTGAGCCGACAGGTATACCCGAATCAACGTTCCTATAGCCTTGGTAATTTATGCGAATCATTAAAAATACCTATCGAAAACCGGCATCGTGCTGCGGGTGATGCAAAAGCAACAACCATATTATTTGAAAAGATATTAGAGGAAAATCCTGATGCAGTTCGTAATGCACTGAAAAGAAATTCTAAAGAAACTACTTTGCCACCAAATTTGCCTAAGCAAGAGTTTTTGGCCTTACCAGAACAGCCGGGAGTGTATTATTTCTTAGATGAAAAAAGTAATGTGATCTACGTTGGCAAAGCAGTGAATATCAAAAAGCGAATTACAAGTCACTTTTCAGGTACTTCTAAAAATGGTAGAAATCAATACATCAGAAATGAAGTTCATCATATCGATTATCAATTGACTGGAAATGAGTTGGTGGCTCTGGTGTTGGAGTCGCAAGAAATAAAAAGACTCTGGCCAAAATATAACCGATCTCAAAAATATATTTCCAACCAATGGGGCATATACATATATGAAGATCGTGAAGGTTATAAACGATTTAATGTAAGCAAGAAAATAAAAGGGGTGCCGCCAATTATTGATTTTAACTCGCATGCTGATGGGTTTCATTACTTAATGGGTGTAATGAAGGAATTTGAGCTGTGCCCAAAGTTATGTGGCATTCAAAAGGTGACTGGCGAGTGTTATGATGTGAAATTAGGAAATTGTAAAGGGGCATGTTGTGGTGAGGAATCTGTAGAATCATATAATAGTCGATTAGAAGAAGCCATAAAATCGTTTGATAATGATGATCGGTCCTTAGCCATATTAGGTGAAGGACGTAATGAGGATGAACAAACGCTCATAGTTATCGAAAAAGGCGCCTATTTAGGCTTTGGTTTTTATGATCGGGAGCAGCCATTTTCTTCTTTGGAGGAGGCTAAATTGCTGATTGATCTTCATAAACCTACCGTGGAGATTAACAACTACCTAAACAGTTACATCAATAGTGCAGATGCTAAGGTTGTTGAGTTAAAATAACCACTAATTTCTGCCAGCTCCTTTCGGATAAAGGTTTTCCACCCGATCACTCTGAAATACTTCTTTGGTTTCAATATCCATTATTGATAATTTTTCACCCCAACCTGCACCGGTATCCATCATCCAGACTTCAGCACATTTAATAGGTTTAGTATGTCCTAATTTATGAATTGGTGTGTGACCAATAAATACTTCTTTAAAAGATGTTAAACTGGTTGGATGTTCTTTCATCGATTCTGCAATTGCCTTTTCAAAGAAGTTTCTATCCCAAAGTAAAATGCTGGAATCTTGGTTTTCCATTGATAGCGATGTGTCGATACCCGCGTGTACAAATAATTTATTATCTAACTCGTGATAACTTTTGGCAGCTGAAAGTATCTTTAAATGTGATTCAGGCATTCCATCAGGATAGCTTTTTAGAGTGTTTTCACCACCATTCGCCAACCAGGCTGGGCTAACCTCATTGCCCAGGGCCCATTCTAATGCCCAAAAATCGTGGTTGCCCATAGTGAGTACAAAGTGTTGAACCTTCAATAAAGTCTCAAAACATTGATTTGTTTCAGGCCAGCCATCACAAATATCTCCGATAGAAATAAGCAAGTCATTGGCGAAATCGAAAGCGCTTCTTTCCAGGCATTGCTCCAATGCAATGTTAGCGCCATGTATATCACCAATAACAAATTTTCTCATACTGGTTAAATAATGTTAATAAATGTAGCCATTACCAAATCAGAATCACCCCTTATCAAAATTTTGAGCCATATTTTTTAATATTGCGCTAAGTTTAAGTCAGACGAAAAAAGAAAAATCATTTTTGTCAGACTTACCCTGACATTTTGATTTATTTCAAAATCTTTAATTTTTTGATTATTGGTAAACCAAAAGTAAGATTTATCTCGTTAGGAGATTAGTGGAAAGAACGTAACTATGGAAGAAACAGCAGTTAATATCGATAAGAAAAAGGAGCATCAGGAGAAAATCAAACAGGTGTTTGATGAGATGGGTAAGGTGGTTGTAGGGCAAGAAGCTTTAATCAATCGCTTGTTAATTGGTCTTTTTACTCAAAGCCATATTTTACTGGAAGGTGTACCCGGTATAGCCAAAACACTTACAGTAAGCACACTTGCTCAGGTATTGCATCTGGATTTTCAAAGAATACAGTTCACACCGGATCTATTACCTGCCGATTTGATTGGTACGATGATATACAATCAGAAGCAAGGAAATTTTGAGGTGAAAAAAGGCCCTATTTTCGCTAACATGATATTGGCCGATGAGATCAATCGATCACCAGCCAAAGTTCAGTCGGCTTTATTGGAATCGATGCAGGAAAAGCAGGTGACGATTGGTGAAACCACTTTTCAGTTAGATAGGCCTTTCTTTGTATTAGCAACTCAAAACCCGGTAGATCAGGAAGGTACCTATCCATTGCCAGAAGCACAGGTAGACCGTTTTATGATGAAGGTACATGTAGATTACCCAACAAAAAATCAGGAATTGGAGGTAATGAGACGTATTTCTAATATGTCGTTCGATTATAAGGTAAATACAGTGCTTCAGAAGCAAGATATTTTTGATATCAGAAATGAGATCAACCAAACGGCTATCAATGAATCACTAGAGAAGTATATAATTGAATTGGTACATGCCACGAGAGACCCTAAAGCATACAACTTAACTGAAGAAGCCAATTATATACAGTTTGGTGTTTCTCCAAGGGCTTCCATCAATTTAAACTTAGCTGCCAAAGCCATGGCCTATTTCGATGGCCGTGAGTATGTGTTGCCT
This genomic window contains:
- a CDS encoding AAA family ATPase; this translates as MEETAVNIDKKKEHQEKIKQVFDEMGKVVVGQEALINRLLIGLFTQSHILLEGVPGIAKTLTVSTLAQVLHLDFQRIQFTPDLLPADLIGTMIYNQKQGNFEVKKGPIFANMILADEINRSPAKVQSALLESMQEKQVTIGETTFQLDRPFFVLATQNPVDQEGTYPLPEAQVDRFMMKVHVDYPTKNQELEVMRRISNMSFDYKVNTVLQKQDIFDIRNEINQTAINESLEKYIIELVHATRDPKAYNLTEEANYIQFGVSPRASINLNLAAKAMAYFDGREYVLPEDIKEVAPDVLNHRIILNYEAEADNIDTNEIVRSILNKVPINN
- a CDS encoding RDD family protein, with product MAIYVNTHQNVQINYENSSIADRLIAYLIDSLVIAGISLSIFFIGSILDLGYATFFMFVPIFFYHLICEVFMNGQSVGKRYRGIRVMKKDGNAAGLSAYFLRFLLRPIDTFYGIGLAVIFFTSKNQRLGDLAAGTIVVNVKSEAKLKSEILSEMSVHEDHVIMYPEVSELSDREVQLISEIIDNRVDAKNHPNISQLALKLELKLGVKIKDNQTDYIFLQQVVRDYYKMHTDQV
- a CDS encoding exonuclease domain-containing protein — encoded protein: MYAIVDIETTGGFAGKSRITEIAAYIHDGEKVIDEFQTLVNPQQVVPGYITGLTGITQEMVDSAPTFSEIAEKFNSLLQDKVFVAHNVHFDYSFIKKAFEQEGYLFVNKKLCTVRLSRQVYPNQRSYSLGNLCESLKIPIENRHRAAGDAKATTILFEKILEENPDAVRNALKRNSKETTLPPNLPKQEFLALPEQPGVYYFLDEKSNVIYVGKAVNIKKRITSHFSGTSKNGRNQYIRNEVHHIDYQLTGNELVALVLESQEIKRLWPKYNRSQKYISNQWGIYIYEDREGYKRFNVSKKIKGVPPIIDFNSHADGFHYLMGVMKEFELCPKLCGIQKVTGECYDVKLGNCKGACCGEESVESYNSRLEEAIKSFDNDDRSLAILGEGRNEDEQTLIVIEKGAYLGFGFYDREQPFSSLEEAKLLIDLHKPTVEINNYLNSYINSADAKVVELK
- a CDS encoding DUF4350 domain-containing protein — its product is MWSKYKYYIVSGIALVLIGVLESIKPKEVVWLESYSRYDKIPYGNFVLFNELESIFSESIVSSSESLSQTLDDAQQKTNLIIINNSFQPAEVELEALLEFVNNGNQVLIASRTISQALLDTLNLSIENSFDDEIQTSYIFYLKDDSTRYTAPNQSMFFRSYFANSDEGNYLGFNSDDQPNFAFSTFGKGKIYLHLTPNVFSNVFMLADENHHYISQVLSYLPDQHTIWDEYYKVRKNYISKTPFQHILTTEGLQQALYLLLLGTLLYIIFASKRKQRIIPVLPTKANTTVEFVETIGQLYYNESDHKDIGMKRIDYFLAEVREKYRLDTEVLDDTFAKHLSNSSGVPFEDVSLLVTNFKVIRAVANVLDERIIEQEKLIENFYKKARSYGK
- a CDS encoding DUF4129 domain-containing protein, whose translation is MRFGLTLFLFVTITFNLFGTSDTLTTRDVRSFNSSQLEQYRSDTDFNYSTDSAQVSWWLGFREWLADLLQDYFQDKDEEAIGQIVYIIIRVLLWALALTAIGLVLYSLYRKGVFGLIGRKRHQLTMSDDDLLLIKEEIEWEDLIRQSIQNQKYNEAIRYLFLQALKILSDLGKIELNKAKTIRDYQRELSTEYSDQFALLARCYQYVWFGGVTIDEKHFEDLHATFRDFNGTVNVE
- a CDS encoding metallophosphoesterase; amino-acid sequence: MRKFVIGDIHGANIALEQCLERSAFDFANDLLISIGDICDGWPETNQCFETLLKVQHFVLTMGNHDFWALEWALGNEVSPAWLANGGENTLKSYPDGMPESHLKILSAAKSYHELDNKLFVHAGIDTSLSMENQDSSILLWDRNFFEKAIAESMKEHPTSLTSFKEVFIGHTPIHKLGHTKPIKCAEVWMMDTGAGWGEKLSIMDIETKEVFQSDRVENLYPKGAGRN
- a CDS encoding DUF2752 domain-containing protein, with protein sequence MYSRLISNYLKTYWLTAAFFGYLIFSVAIKSYVGLDYTIPCLIRYTTGIKCLGCGLTTAATHLLTLDFIGAYQSNPLIFIILPALVFLLINHWRKYLKMQQ
- a CDS encoding DUF7847 domain-containing protein, whose product is MQQINFKKERDLGQTLEAASIFIKQHFFNILKPTLIVVIIPLVLGALLMASGMKEMFGSQQYINSTDAFFNYMINMLSSYGLIMIAYVLGYVVIIGYIKLYASGVENITLNDLLPIVKSKAIFLTISSIALVIVIYIGLILCVLPGIYLSVVLVHFYAVAIIEDAGFGESWKRCFYLIKDNWWSTFGLYFVTYLISFGIMILAYIPMYAIMGMQMFKASSENDPTAMFESMSNMAYFLPIYYLIGLVITILWAVVSTLRYYSLVENKDGSGEKELINQL
- a CDS encoding stage II sporulation protein M — encoded protein: MREINFFRKNEKKWAEIDDLLSTSGSISADRLSDLYIQLTDDLAYAQTNYPESKTVAYLNLLAGKVHGNIYKNKKKSRSFLINFFGKELPLIIYKHRKALLVSLIVFSLSCLIGAYSTHVDETFPRLIMGDQYVDMTIENIENGNPMGVYESMDPVPMFLFITFNNIRVSFIVFAAGIFFSVFTGFLLFRNGIMLGCFQYFFYTKKLLYISALTIWVHGTLEIASIVIAGGAGLALGNSFMFPGTYSRLHSFQMVAKDSVKIIAGLIPIFIVAGFLESFVTRYSTVSTIPAAVIILLSMLFLLFYFIYYPYKLHQHATN